Within the Thermus islandicus DSM 21543 genome, the region CCCCCAGGGAGGCGAGGAGGGCCAGGGCCGCCGCCGCGTGGGGAGCGGCCTGGCTCGTCCCCTGCAGGTAGCGATAGCCCCCAAGGCTGGGGCCCAGAACCCCTTGGCTCCCGCTGCCCCCGGGGGCGAGGAGGGGAGCGAAGCGGTTGGAGTAGGGGGCAAGCCTCCCGTCCGGCCCCACCGCCCCCACGGCCAGGACGCCCCGGCAGTTGCCCGGGAAGTAGTCCCGGTAGTCCTGCCCGTAGTTCCCCGCCGCCGCCACCACCAAAACCCCCCGGGCCCGAACCTCCTCCAGGGCCTCCTGGAGGGCAGGGGAGCAGGGGCCCTCCCCGCTTAGGGAGAGGTTGACCACCCGAGCGGGGTGGGGGTTGGGCGGCAGGCCCGGCACGGGAATCCCCGCCGCCCACCGTAGGGCGAGGAGGAGGTCGCTCTCCCGCCCCGTCCCCTGGGGGGTAAGCAGGCGGATGGGCAGGAGCCTGGCCTGGCTCGCCCCCGCCATCCCCACCCCGTTCCAGGCCGCCGCCAGGATCCCCGAAACATGGCTGCCGTGGAAGGTCTGGAGGGGGCTTCCCGTGGCGGGCTCCGTGGGATCGGTGTCCCCGTCCAGGAGGTCCAGCCCCGGAAGGAGCCCACCCTGGAGGTCGGGGTGGCCCGGGAGGACCCCGGTGTCCGCCACCGCCACCACCACGTCCTCTCCCCCGGTCTTCTGCCAGGCTTCGGGGAAGCGGGCCAGGGGGAGGTTCCACTGCTCGGGGAAGAGGGGCTCGGCCTCACCCCCCTGGGCCACGAGGGGGCGGTCGGGAAGGCTCAGCCTGCCCAGGACCAAGGACCCCCCCACCCGGTACCACCCTCCCCCCAAAGGCCTCCCCGGGTAGGCCATCTGGGGCACGACCCCTTCCCCGCCCACGTAGACCGCGCCCTCCAGGTAGAGGTCCGGGGAGGAGGCCCGCTCCACCACCAGGCGGAAGGAGGCCTCCCGCCGCATCCCCCCGCCCTCGGCCACCACGCGGGCCTCCCAGGTCCCGGCCCGGAGGGCCAAGAGGGGCAGGAGGACCTCCCCGCTGGCCACCTCCTGGGGCTTGGGGGCTATCCCCTCGGGCAGACCCTCCACCCAGAGGCGGGCCCTAAGCCCCCTGGCCTCCACCCGCACCGGGAGGATGGCCTCCCCGCCCTCCGCCGCCCGCACCTCCTCCTTGCCGAGGGATAGCCGTAGGAGGGGGGCCTCGAGGGCGCACCCCGCCACCACCAGGCTAAAAAGGAGGGTCCAAGTCGTCCTCTTCAACCTGCACCCGCCGCCCAAAGTCCGCCTCAATGGCCTCGTAGGCGGCCTCGAGGGTGGGGAAGTCCCCGAGCTCCTCCTGCTCCCCCTTAGGGCCTTCCCACCAGGCTCGGCACCGTCCCGTAGGCCACTCCTGGATCCACCAGTTCCCAAATTCGGTCTCGTACACCCGCCGCTTCCGGCTCCCGTCCAACCGGAGAATCCTCATCGCCCACCTCCTGCCACGGCCACGGCGAAGTACCCCCGGAGGACCGCCACCACCTCCGGGCTTTCCACCACCAGATAGGCCTGACCCTTCGGGGCCACGAAGAAGCGCCCGTCTGCGAGAAGGAACCAGCCCGCCACCAAGCTGCCTCCAAGGCGCACCGCCCTTGCCCCCCGGGCCCAGGAGGGAAGCGCCTCCCGCCCCAGGACCAGGGTGAGGCGCTTCCCCTTGAGGGCTTCCCCCAGCCCCTCCGGGGGCAGGCCCACCACCATGGCCTCCTGGACCCGGTTGACGAGGAACCAGTAAAGCTCACGGGGCGGGAGCTCCCGCACTTGGGGTAGGCCCTGGGCCAGGGCCAGGGAAAGCAGGAGGCTAAAAGATATAGCCAAGCTCCTCAAGCCAAGCAAGGTACTCATCCTCGCTCATTTCGTACATCTCGTCGGGGGGGAGCTCCTGCTCCCGCTCCCAGCACTCAAGGCAGGCCATCTCTTCTTCCTTCCCGCCCACCCGCACCACGATCCGGCCCGTGCCGCCGCACATAGAGCACATCAAGCCCTCACCTCCAGGGGCACCCTAAACTCCGGCGCCCAGCGGAGCGCCTCCTCCCCCTCGGCGAGGAGGAAGGCCGCCTCGATGCCGCGCTGGTAGAGCCGCCACCCGTGCTCGGGGTGCCGCACCAGGTAGTACTGCCCGGTGCCGTCCACCCGCACCACGGAGGCTTCCTCCACGATCCGCCAGAACTCCGCCAAATCCGTCCACATCCTTCACCTCCACTCTCCTCCGTGGGGCCCTTGGGCCCCCCAGCCTCACCGGACCTCCTCCTGCCGCCTCGAGGCGCTCACCACGTGGCTTGTGGCTAGGCGCATCACCAGGGCCACCTTGCTGGCTACGGGGCCGTCCGGGGTGAGCCAGAGCCACCGGTCAGGGGTGCTGTACCCGGGGGCAAAGAGGTACGCCTTGTCGGCCCACAGGATGGGCAGGCCCAGGATGACCCCGGAAAGCTCCGGGGAATCCCTTTCCCCTCCTACTGGCACGATCTTGAGCAAACCCTCCTTTACCGGGTTCTTTAGGTCAGCTTCTAGTTTGCGTGCGGTTCGTCCATCTGTAACGATGTAGGCCTTGGGAATCCTGATTCCTTCAGGTGGGCAGGTGTAGATGGGCACCCCCCCGTAGGAGATGGTTTGGCACCCTCCACCGTAGAGGAGAAGCCCCAGGTAGCGGGCCAGGGCTTCCACTCCGGCTCCCGAGCCCACCACCATGACCTCCTGGCCCCTGGCCAAGGCCTGCTGAACCTCTCCCCAAGCGGCCGGGTAGAGCATGTCGTCGGGGAAGCCGCACATCTTCAGGGTGGAGCAAAGGACGCACTTGGTTACCTTGTAGACTGCCCGGAAGACCAGGCTTGGCTGGGAGAAATCCAGCTGGGATAGGGAGGAGGGGTCGCACGCCAGCACCTGGCCAACCTGCTGGAGGTTGTCGCTGATTCCGCCCCAGTCCAGCTGGGCGAGGGCGGGGGCCAGGGCCACCGCCAAAAGAGCCATCCACCGCTTCACGCGTCACCTCCCAATGAGGGGCCTGTAGAGGGCCCTAAGGTCGGCGTAGCCGGAAAGGCCGGAGAGGAGGGTGTAGGGCGCTCCCCGCACCCCCGGCACCTCGTACCCCTCGGGCACGGAGACCCAGCGCCAATGAGCCCGCTCCAAAGCGAAGGGGAGGATGTAGGGCGGCACCCCCAGGGGCTGGATGGGACCCTCCAGGGGGGGAGAGGGGTAGGCCAGGAGGCACGGGGGGCAGTACTCCAGGCGGATGTCCACGGTGAGGGGCACGTGCCAGTAGACCACGAGCCGGGAGAGCTGGCTCCAGGCCCAGCCCAGCCAGTTGCCCAGGTTCACCTGGGAGAGGTCCACATTGCGGATGTCGGGCACCGTGGTGGCTTCAAGGAAGTTCGCGGCCTGGAAGAAGGTGGTGTACCCGAAGGTTTCGTAGACGGGCAGGGAGGAAGGACCGAACCAGCGCTTGGCCTCCTCGAATTTCCAGAGGCCCGGCCCCTCCCGGTCGGCCTTGATGGGAAGCTCCTGCGCCCTTGGCCCGAGGTCCGTCTGCAGCTGCGCCTTCGCCTCGTGCAGCCGGGCCTGGGCCTCGGCGTCCCTGGGGTTCTGGGCGAGGCGGGCCTCGAGGTCCCGCTTGAGCTTCCAGAGCCCGTCCACCTTCATCAGGGCCACGGCGGAGCAGTCGGCCAGGGCGTCCAGGCTCCCCGCGCACCGGGAGAGGATGGGGATGCCCTGGGCCAGGGTGCGCAGGGGGCTTTCCACCAGGTTCCTGAGCGCGGCCTTCACCTGGTCCATCCCCGGGAGGCCGAGGAAGGCCCGGGAATGGAAGAGGTCCTTGGCCGAGCGGTAGAAGTGGACGTAGAGGTAGGCCTTCTCCAGGTCGCTCCCCGCCTGGTCGATGAGGCCCTTGTAGGTGTTCCACAGCCCTTGGACCTGGTTCCAGAGGGCCGTGGGGTCGGCGGGGAAGAGCTCGGCGTAGACCGGGGCCACCACGCTTCCCCCGCCCAGGAGGTGCCCCTGCCAGGGAACGGGGAGGTAAGCTTTAGGTGCTCCCAGGTTTCTGAAGTCTTGGCCCAAGGTTTGGATGAGGTCCTGGGGTGTAGAGGGCCGTGGGGTGAGGAGGATCCTCGCCACCTCCTGCTGGTAGTCGGCGTAGTACTCGGTGAGGGCCTTCTGCATGGCCCGCTCCACCCTGGAGGAGGCCTCGTCCCAGTTGAACCAGAGGGGCCTCGAGGGGTACCCCTCGGTGCGGAAGACCTCGTGGCCCTGGATGAGGATCTTGAACCCCGGGATGTACATGAGGGGCAGGATCTGCATCCCGAGGCCGTCGCAAAACTCCTGCGGGTCCACCTGGGGCACGGGGAGGTATCGGTCCAGCTTGTGGAGCCCGGCGGAAGCCCAGGCGCCCATATCCAGCCCACCCCGGGCGGCCGCCAGAAAGGCAGGGTCCACCCCCTCGGAGGGGATCTGGAGCCGGAAGTCGGGCAGGGGCGGGTCCAGAGGCGGCCCCTTCACCCCGGCGAGGCAGTAGGCGAACCAGAAGGCGGGGTTGTTGAGCTCCGTGATGACCCGCCAGTAGTAGCGCTCCTCGAAGCGCTGCCAGGCCTTCCGCAGGTCCCGGGCCACCTCCCGGGTGGCCTCGAGGCCGCTCATGGGCAGGTAGAACTCGTGGGCCTGGGCCTCCGCCCAAGGCAGGCGGCCCCTGCACCCGTTGGGGTCCTTTTGGGGGTCGCACTGCCCCTTCTGGTAGTCCCGGAAGCGGTCCTTCCTCAGGACCTCCACGTAGG harbors:
- a CDS encoding S8 family serine peptidase, with product MKRTTWTLLFSLVVAGCALEAPLLRLSLGKEEVRAAEGGEAILPVRVEARGLRARLWVEGLPEGIAPKPQEVASGEVLLPLLALRAGTWEARVVAEGGGMRREASFRLVVERASSPDLYLEGAVYVGGEGVVPQMAYPGRPLGGGWYRVGGSLVLGRLSLPDRPLVAQGGEAEPLFPEQWNLPLARFPEAWQKTGGEDVVVAVADTGVLPGHPDLQGGLLPGLDLLDGDTDPTEPATGSPLQTFHGSHVSGILAAAWNGVGMAGASQARLLPIRLLTPQGTGRESDLLLALRWAAGIPVPGLPPNPHPARVVNLSLSGEGPCSPALQEALEEVRARGVLVVAAAGNYGQDYRDYFPGNCRGVLAVGAVGPDGRLAPYSNRFAPLLAPGGSGSQGVLGPSLGGYRYLQGTSQAAPHAAAALALLASLGEASPLALEGALLAGSRATPEGRLLDALGALEALRGGGVALRVEGSLALRPGEEGSLPVEVLAPYPVRVALEAPGLTAYLAPNPAEGPAYLRVRAPLGTPPGSYRILLRAASAQAEAKVQVGEVAARVVLEACPVSGACRTLTLPKAGGPFRLEGLRPEPYRLLAFLDGDGDGLLDPEEPRGEAEATPPAAGVRVGVP